One part of the Leptospirales bacterium genome encodes these proteins:
- a CDS encoding ABC transporter permease, producing the protein MRQVLQMAGQLGQLRLLRVSAHVFRKEWASFLGSNLPVVALAVTMVACGLLNAIVQGQSGATYEQVARGLFYVYYVGIMIAALTLSMAAFVNERRQGTLELLYTLPVSDLELTLGKYAMGVISILVLAFLVVAINIFGVAEAPLAIAFTGFVGLLLGGLFYYSVGMFASSISDNQLVSIAAGFGLAILFEVVSFAAGLLPEPARSILTYPHGLNQFFAFTRGVIPLKGVVFFGSMTVLFLFLTVKVLESRRWRAGGN; encoded by the coding sequence ATGAGGCAAGTACTGCAGATGGCAGGACAATTGGGTCAGCTGCGATTGCTGCGCGTGTCGGCGCATGTCTTTCGCAAGGAGTGGGCTTCCTTTCTGGGTTCCAATCTGCCGGTGGTGGCTCTGGCGGTCACTATGGTGGCCTGCGGGCTGCTGAACGCCATTGTTCAGGGGCAAAGCGGGGCCACCTATGAGCAAGTCGCCCGCGGACTATTCTATGTGTACTACGTAGGAATTATGATTGCGGCCCTGACCCTATCCATGGCCGCTTTTGTGAATGAGCGTCGCCAGGGGACGCTGGAGCTCCTCTATACCCTGCCGGTGTCCGATCTGGAGTTGACGCTGGGCAAATACGCCATGGGCGTCATTTCGATCTTGGTATTGGCCTTCCTTGTAGTGGCCATCAATATCTTCGGCGTGGCCGAGGCGCCGCTGGCGATCGCCTTTACCGGCTTTGTTGGTCTGCTGCTTGGCGGGCTTTTTTACTATAGCGTGGGGATGTTTGCCTCGAGCATATCCGACAACCAACTGGTTTCGATTGCCGCTGGCTTTGGCCTGGCCATTCTGTTTGAAGTGGTTTCCTTTGCTGCCGGACTGTTGCCGGAGCCAGCGCGCAGTATCCTGACCTACCCGCACGGCCTGAATCAATTCTTTGCCTTCACCCGCGGCGTGATCCCGCTGAAGGGAGTCGTCTTCTTTGGAAGTATGACGGTTCTCTTTCTCTTTTTGACTGTGAAGGTGCTTGAATCGCGGCGCTGGCGCGCCGGCGGCAACTGA
- a CDS encoding ABC transporter ATP-binding protein, which produces MIKIQGLTKFYGQSPALQDVSLTINRGEVVGLLGLNGAGKTTAIRVLTGYLMPSSGECSIDGIDVFSRPLEVKGKIGYLPEMPPLYPELTVEDYLHFVARLRGVAESDFDAEFTRVIEQTQLGPARRALIRTLSLGYRKRVGLAQALIGEPPVLILDEPISGLDPVQIVEVRKLIRTLAGKHTVLLSSHILAEVSRTCDRVVIIHRGRLAGELSGDAIHAHLEEKFMQLTREGAEAMR; this is translated from the coding sequence CTACGGTCAAAGCCCGGCGCTGCAGGACGTCAGCCTGACGATCAACCGGGGCGAGGTGGTCGGCCTTCTGGGCCTCAATGGCGCCGGCAAGACGACCGCGATTCGCGTGCTGACTGGCTACTTGATGCCAAGCTCCGGAGAATGCTCCATCGACGGCATCGATGTTTTTTCGCGGCCGCTCGAAGTAAAGGGCAAAATCGGCTACTTGCCGGAGATGCCGCCGCTCTACCCGGAGCTTACCGTAGAAGACTATTTGCACTTTGTGGCCCGGCTGCGCGGCGTTGCCGAGTCCGATTTTGACGCCGAATTTACGCGCGTCATTGAGCAGACCCAGCTTGGTCCGGCGCGCCGCGCTTTGATCCGCACCCTGTCGCTTGGCTACCGCAAACGCGTCGGGCTGGCCCAGGCGCTGATTGGCGAGCCGCCGGTGTTGATTCTGGATGAGCCCATATCCGGACTGGACCCGGTGCAAATCGTTGAGGTTCGCAAATTGATTCGCACCCTGGCCGGAAAGCACACAGTGCTGCTTTCCAGTCACATTCTGGCGGAGGTCAGTCGCACCTGCGACCGCGTAGTGATCATACATCGCGGTCGCCTGGCTGGCGAACTCAGCGGCGATGCCATCCACGCTCATCTGGAGGAGAAGTTCATGCAATTGACCCGCGAGGGCGCGGAGGCGATGCGATGA
- a CDS encoding GldG family protein → MMALTKFFQRSGGWIYLSGSLGLYLATLFLDSIWGMIALGLGAAVALLDPLVGLLARSRQLLPRLEGATLASWGLAAFAALAYFTRFFLEAPAGAQADDSALLPRLRLLLLALFLLSYAASAVYRIMAGLSESVEARASLSVREHRAQYLRRAAYSIFAVLPAVVLVNYGVTLRNPTLDLTPGYYSYSENGRSIIRSVQRDVDVYVFLPEKQWSQRRSDAPISEVSKYEDDIRLMLDQLPIINSRIRLHFLNADLEAFNTAEFGNVANGTIIFRTLKPDVGNVVSDRPYVERRIYVNTESDLKKLERESVRALVYVAAPARNAYFTSINGERYAIPASEGNPAAIELLKEQLRYFNVSVRTLDSSNGWPGKIPDDADVLFIVGPTTPFSQPARESVLQFLKSGGKVFACIDPRGAEDLSWLLKEVPGDYALQRARLTNTTLSGVLLTDSYGTHRITDAYSSGARRYLLVGPDFGALKQAPGASPVAVPPADQQSPAAGAPPADDRNERVVRTSVASLRELAPTAILFSSYNTFDDRNQNARREDSEPQERYTLGAAFEKPDLAGGPKLAIFSGTDWLADRHARMGVENVNLALAAQTLLWMVENPLAAGITPGERESRSVLVSDELKLRLIVLCVFVFPLAMTGALALAVTLYRRKRRFIEPS, encoded by the coding sequence ATGATGGCATTGACAAAATTCTTTCAACGCTCTGGCGGCTGGATCTATCTTAGCGGTTCGCTGGGCCTCTACCTTGCGACGCTCTTCCTGGATTCGATCTGGGGTATGATTGCGCTTGGACTGGGCGCGGCTGTCGCCTTACTCGATCCTTTGGTTGGCTTACTGGCGCGTAGCCGCCAGCTCTTGCCGCGACTGGAAGGCGCAACACTGGCAAGCTGGGGCCTGGCCGCATTTGCAGCGCTTGCCTATTTTACGCGCTTCTTTTTGGAAGCGCCTGCTGGCGCCCAGGCCGACGATAGCGCACTGCTACCGCGGCTGCGACTGTTGCTGCTTGCGCTCTTCTTGCTTTCCTACGCTGCTTCGGCGGTCTATCGCATCATGGCCGGCCTCAGCGAAAGCGTGGAGGCCCGCGCCAGTCTCTCGGTGCGCGAGCATCGCGCACAATACCTGCGGCGCGCCGCCTATTCGATCTTTGCTGTCCTCCCTGCGGTAGTTCTGGTCAACTACGGCGTCACCCTGCGCAACCCGACCCTTGATCTGACGCCTGGCTACTACTCCTACAGCGAAAACGGCCGCTCGATCATTCGATCGGTGCAGCGCGATGTCGATGTCTACGTCTTTCTGCCGGAGAAACAGTGGAGCCAGCGTCGCAGCGATGCGCCCATCAGCGAGGTTTCCAAGTACGAGGATGATATTCGCCTGATGCTGGACCAGTTGCCGATCATCAATTCGCGAATCCGTCTGCACTTTTTGAACGCTGATCTGGAGGCCTTCAATACCGCGGAGTTTGGCAATGTTGCCAACGGAACGATTATTTTTCGAACGCTCAAACCGGATGTCGGCAATGTGGTTTCCGATCGTCCCTACGTGGAGCGGCGGATCTACGTAAATACCGAAAGCGATTTGAAGAAACTGGAGCGCGAATCGGTGCGCGCCCTGGTCTACGTTGCGGCGCCGGCGCGCAACGCTTACTTTACATCTATCAATGGCGAACGCTACGCGATCCCGGCCAGCGAGGGCAATCCGGCGGCCATCGAACTGCTCAAAGAGCAATTGCGTTATTTCAACGTCAGCGTACGTACCCTCGATTCCAGCAATGGCTGGCCCGGAAAAATCCCGGATGACGCCGATGTACTTTTCATTGTTGGCCCCACTACTCCTTTTTCGCAGCCGGCGCGCGAATCCGTGCTGCAATTTCTGAAATCGGGAGGCAAGGTCTTTGCATGCATTGATCCGCGCGGTGCGGAGGATCTGTCCTGGCTGTTGAAAGAAGTTCCCGGCGACTATGCGCTGCAGCGCGCCCGGCTTACCAATACTACGCTCAGCGGCGTCCTGCTGACCGACAGCTACGGCACGCACCGCATTACGGACGCCTACAGCTCTGGCGCCCGGCGGTATTTGTTGGTCGGCCCTGATTTTGGCGCGCTCAAGCAAGCGCCTGGCGCATCGCCTGTCGCTGTACCGCCTGCTGATCAACAGTCGCCCGCAGCAGGCGCGCCGCCCGCTGATGATCGCAATGAGCGCGTAGTTCGTACATCCGTTGCTTCGCTGCGCGAACTGGCGCCAACGGCCATTCTGTTCAGCAGTTACAATACTTTCGACGACCGCAACCAGAACGCCCGACGCGAAGACAGCGAGCCGCAGGAACGCTACACCCTTGGCGCGGCCTTTGAAAAACCGGATCTGGCCGGCGGACCGAAGCTGGCCATTTTCTCCGGGACGGACTGGCTGGCCGACCGTCACGCGCGCATGGGCGTGGAGAACGTGAACCTGGCGCTGGCGGCGCAAACCCTGCTCTGGATGGTAGAGAATCCGCTGGCTGCTGGCATCACACCAGGCGAACGTGAAAGCCGCAGCGTGCTGGTCAGCGATGAGCTGAAGCTGCGCTTGATCGTACTCTGTGTATTTGTCTTTCCGCTGGCGATGACCGGCGCTCTGGCACTGGCGGTGACGCTCTACCGGCGCAAGCGACGCTTCATCGAGCCGTCCTGA